The Schizosaccharomyces pombe strain 972h- genome assembly, chromosome: I genome contains a region encoding:
- the pck1 gene encoding protein kinase C (PKC)-like Pck1 has translation MVQLDDALQDAYKKVEREESLILGAKAMVASTKNPEVKRRLESNIAVSENNIKYLRERIDALKVESGSERESQSDKDSSKKYSDSAKSTNSDDHLLSYNRSAFDLFNSEKPLSPEKISTMLQHLQMRLSIEQQCVSGIEKIMSLYSKEQKDKTDVIIKLKEGKQKVNLLKRSLKRYNELHIPFDISTPSSEEKQQASGLNFRGLAKPISGTLKVTIHSLRNIEHTSFLQTHSFTMPSYAVLYVDDAQVAKSRISQTDTWDETFIFDVHRAKEFQIIIYEKKKDFDIPIALILIPTTIIAEELRRKRNIQEMSETSWKPSIAESASRSDEKGSKSDPINAPNSSSSISTNSPLAPTAYYKLLSKSWLSLEPVGQICISLSFSKRTTKRQFPETGLGRQGAIRQKKEDVVASQVGHQFVQRQFYQIMRCAVCAELFSYSPGLQCENCSFVCHKKCVTKVLASCIAQSNSEKSDFGGLRYRIPHRFEPFNSLGAQWCAHCGFFLPLRRKDCFKCVECGITCHGQCAHLIPDYCGMSNDLKHQLLTELEVSKRPKKPELPNQENKTTNEKVYRKPLSSQNTFDTLPTISQGLLAATQPVTSVLNTSPLPKTPEKDRSLNVTPSSSTPTPASVLAPPSSASLSSSKDANRSVPESPRREKKNRVTLDDFTFLAVLGKGNFGKVMLAEYKVNKKFYAIKVLKKEAILKNEELESLKTEKHVFEVANKEKHPFLLNLFASFQTSTRVYFVMEYILGGDLMVHIQRQQFSVKRARFYGAEVCLALKYFHENGIAYRDLKLDNILLCPDGHIRIADYGLCKENMLLGNTTSTFCGTPEFMAPEILLEQQYSKDVDWWAFGVLMYQMLLGQSPFKGEDEEEIFDAILSDEPLFPINMPADAVSLLRGLLTRDPNQRLGSGPKDANEVMAHPFFASIVWDDLYNKLYEPSYKPLINDPRDLNNFDEEFTSACPTLTPVNTVLTRQQQECFRGFSSFATE, from the exons ATGGTGCAGTTGGATGATGCTCTTCAAGATGCATATAAAAAAGTAGAACGGGAAGAGTCTTTGATCCTTGGAGCAAAAGCAATGGTGGCTTCGACCAAGAATCCAGAAGTCAAACGACGGCTCGAAAGCAATATAGCTGTTtctgaaaataatattaaatatttaaggGAACGAATAGATGCTTTAAAAGTTGAGAGTGGAAGTGAACGAGAGTCCCAATCAGACAAGGATTCCTCTAAGAAATACAGTGACTCTGCCAAATCCACAAATTCAGATGATCATCTTTTAAGTTACAACAGAAGCGCTTTTGATCTTTTCAACTCCGAGAAGCCATTAAGTCCTGAAAAAATCTCGACTATGTTACAACATCTTCAAATGAGATTGTCGATAGAGCAGCAATGTGTTTCGGgcattgaaaaaatcatgTCTCTTTACTCTAAAGAACAGAAGGATAAAACTGATGTTATTATAAAGTTGAAAGAGGGTAAGCAAAAGGTCAATCTATTAAAACGCTCTTTGAAGCGGTATAATGAACTACATATCCCCTTTGATATTTCTACACCTTCTTCTGAGGAAAAGCAACAGGCTAGTGGTCTTAATTTTCGAGGTCTAGCCAAACCTATATCTGGAACCCTCAAGGTTACCATTCATTCTCTAAGAAATATTGAACATACATCATTTCTTCAAACGCATTCATTTACAATGCCTTCATATGCTGTTCTTTACGTTGATGATGCACAAGTTGCTAAGTCTCGGATTTCTCAAACAGACACATGGGATGAGACGTTTATCTTCGATGTACATCGTGCCAAAgaatttcaaataattatttatgaaaagaagaaagactTTGATATTCCCATTGCCCTTATTCTTATTCCAACTACTATCATTGCTGAGGAATTGCGTAGAAAAAGGAACATTCAAGAAATGTCGGAAACTAGTTGGAAACCATCAATAGCTGAGTCGGCTTCACGTTCCGATGAAAAAGGGTCAAAATCTGATCCTATAAATGCCCCTAATAGCTCTTCCAGCATTTCTACTAATTCCCCATTAGCACCTACTGCCTATTATAAGCTGTTATCTAAGTCTTGGCTTTCATTGGAACCGGTTGGGCAGATATGCATTTCATTGTCCTTTTCAAAGCGTACCACCAAACGTCAATTTCCAGAAACTGGTTTGGGACGTCAAGGAGCCATTCGCcaaaagaaggaagatGTTGTTGCGTCTCAAGTTGGTCATCAATTTGTACAACGCCAATTTTACCAAATTATGCGGTGTGCTGTATGTGCAGAACTTTTTTCGTATTCTCCTGGTTTACAATGTGAAAACTGCAGTTTTGTTTGtcataaaaaatgtgtCACCAAAGTACTGGCTAGCTGCATTGCTCAATCAAATTCTGAAAAGTCGGATTTCGGTGGTCTTCGATACAGAATCCCTCATCGTTTTGAACcttttaattctttagGAGCTCAATGGTGTGCCCATTGTGGTTTCTTTTTGCCATTACGTCGTAAAGACTGTTTCAAATGTGTGGAATGTGGTATTACTTGCCATGGACAATGTGCACACCTAATTCCTGACTATTGTGGCATGTCTAATGATCTTAAACATCAACTCTTAACTGAACTTGAAGTCTCTAAACGTCCAAAGAAGCCAGAATTGCCTAATCAGGAAAACAAAACCACCaatgaaaaagtttatCGAAAGCCGTTATCCAGTCAAAATACTTTTGATACATTACCAACGATATCTCAGGGCTTACTTGCTGCTACTCAGCCAGTTACAAGTGTACTTAATACGTCTCCACTTCCAAAAACCCCTGAGAAAGATCGATCTTTAAATGTTACTCCTTCCTCTTCTACTCCTACTCCAGCTTCTGTTCTTGCTCCACCTTCCAGTGCTAGCTTATCGTCTTCCAAGGATGCTAATAGAAGTGTTCCAGAAAGTCCACGcagagagaaaaagaatcgTGTTACGCTTGACGACTTCACATTTTTGGCTGTATTAGGGAAAGGCAATTTTGGCAAGGTTATGTTGGCTGAATATAAAGtgaataaaaagttttatgcCATCAAAGTtctgaaaaaagaagccattttaaagaatgagGAACTAGAGAGTTTAAAAACTGAAAAGCATGTTTTCGAAGTCGcgaataaagaaaaacatcCGTTCTTGCTGAATCTTTTTGCAAGCTTTCAAACTAGTACCAGGGTTTACTTCGTTATGGAATATATTCTTGGTGGTGACCTTATGGTTCATATTCAACGTCAACAGTTTAGCGTGAAACGTGCAAG ATTTTATGGTGCTGAGGTTTGTTTAGCATTGAAGTATTTTCATGAGAATGGAATTGCTTACCGTGATTTGAAATTGGATAATATTCTACTTTGTCCTGATGGTCATATACGAATTGCTGATTATGGACTCTGCAAAGAAAATATGTTGCTTGGCAATACAACTTCCACCTTTTGTGGTACCCCCGAATTCATGGCTCCAGAA ATTTTATTAGAACAGCAATATTCCAAGGATGTTGATTGGTGGGCTTTTGGCGTTTTGATGTATCAAATGTTACTGGGTCAATCCCCTTTCAAAGGtgaagatgaagaggaAATATTCGATGCGATTTTAAGCGATGAACCGTTGTTTCCGATTAATATGCCAGCGGATGCGGTTTCGTTATTGAGAGGG cTTTTAACAAGAGATCCAAATCAACGACTTGGTAGTGGACCAAAAGACGCAAACGAGGTTATGGCTCATCCTTTCTTTGCTAGTATTGTCTGGGATGACTTGTATAACAAACTTTATGAACCATCATATAAACCGCTTATCAACGATCCCCGAGACctcaataattttgatgaagaatttACAA GTGCATGTCCAACTTTGACACCTGTCAATACTGTTCTCACACGACAACAACAAGAGTGTTTCAGAGGATTTTCCAGTTTTGCTACTGAATAG
- the kap114 gene encoding karyopherin/importin beta family nuclear import signal receptor Kap14, protein MVESKIIKLLEQVQSADPNSRIQAELGLRDLEKYHDFAAKLTDIASSGASVPLRQGSLIYLQRYIVHHWSPLFEQFQDGPIPDENVKKHVRETLLHLLVSLDNFTLIKAVAYAVSLIANVDYPDEWPEVVPAVLHLLQSTNENSINASLDVLDELVDESLVEEQFFIIAPQLASILYQFIFSAPPNDSMRMLQARGIKLFRSCLELIEIYKETKAEHVRVFLEQILPPWMDMFSHKFEVSLVDDRQVILPDSCGYFCIMGEIAMTLTKLRELFPSKLTPYVVTFVELVWNIIEKLLDPYIREVVFSDGLDDSAFGDKYPIRYLVELLLFVSVALQSKFVQNLFVSNTVPVPPLPPCIPLLVQYTQLPKHQIEVYESDVSEYIANEFSMDFASDTVRGAAISVLSAFEEHTTLPIQQSLREMSATYILNNEINWIYQEALLYACCSVDAASDDTYDDYLDPIYEAIKVRIDYSDAPILLLSRFFLFIGYFSESTVVASQFFQIIMNNLVNALQVDTVQYAAMKAIERFCSVGKVKPILSLQPMILEVLSQYASKSSDEALVLLVEAISSAVKLDCAKAAELGNSVIPLLFNLVATNASDPYICGIIEDTFEDIIHAANNYESMCEITLPELLQVLNQEDPIMVNIGATLLSCLIRAGPSPLPNGFVGYVLPPVYKITQIHSGDTELLQLSQEILKGLLEKDTPQLLETEISGSSGFQYILFILHQLLDKESDDSACFLVGPILLELADHASQMVDLQSILLSCIKRLAIAEQPRFIQSIIYVFAKLIVKDSLGMMHFLTSSLLNEQGLTAFEVLMTVWCDNFVYFSNFKNISIICIAMTKIYSFDSPLLDSVQVKGELISHSNRIITRSQSKLHPEEYSYVSVGEKILRLLSEEFVSLSKDAIVEEVSDDGADDWDDGPISAETFGLSANDVNELSKDEFSGVDNSEDEDNTDLQFYLLEFFKEAMKSNLHNINEVVFRLPQEEQDALVQIKEK, encoded by the exons ATGGTTGAAAGCAAAATCATTAAGCTGCTTGAACAAGTGCAATCTGCTGATCCTAATTCAAGAATACAAGCCGAATTGGGGTTACGAGACCTTGAGAAATATCACG ATTTTGCTGCGAAGTTAACAGATATCGCATCTTCTGGTGCTTCTGTTCCTTTAAGACAAGGTTCtctcatttatttacaaagaTATATTGTTCACCATTGGTCTCCACTGTTTGAGCAATTTCAAGATGGACCGATACCCGATGAAAATGTCAAAAAACATGTCAGAGAAACACTATTACATCTTTTAGTGAGCCTTGACAATTTCACTTTAATCAAGGCTGTGGCATATGCTGTTTCTCTAATTGCAAACGTGGATTATCCCGATGAATGGCCAGAAGTTGTACCGGCCGTTCTGCATCTTTTACAATCTACTAATGAAAACTCTATTAATGCTTCACTGGATGTTCTGGACGAGCTTGTAGATGAGTCCCTTGTTGAAGAACAGTTCTTTATTATTGCACCTCAACTTGCATCCATTCTCTATCAGTTTATATTTTCCGCTCCCCCTAATGATTCCATGAGGATGTTGCAAGCTAGAGGAATTAAACTGTTTCGTTCTTGCCTAGAACTTATTGAGATTTATAAAGAAACGAAAGCTGAACATGTTCGTGTATTTCTTGAACAAATACTTCCCCCTTGGATGGATATGTTCTCGCACAAGTTTGAAGTTTCCCTCGTTGATGATCGACAAGTTATTTTACCTGATTCCTGTGGTTATTTTTGTATCATGGGAGAAATTGCTATGACTCTTACAAAACTTCGCGAATTGTTTCCTTCTAAATTGACACCGTACGTTGTGACCTTCGTCGAACTTGTTTGGAATATTATAGAAAAGTTACTAGATCCATATATACGAGAAGTTGTTTTTAGCGATGGTTTAGATGATTCAGCATTTGGTGATAAATACCCTATTCGTTATTTAGTTGAACTACTGCTATTCGTTTCTGTAGCTTTGCAAAGCAAGTTTGTTCAAAACTTGTTTGTCAGTAATACGGTCCCCGTACCTCCTTTACCTCCTTGCATTCCACTTCTGGTGCAATATACGCAACTACCTAAGCATCAAATTGAAGTATATGAAAGCGATGTCAGTGAATATATCGCAAACGAATTTTCTATGGATTTTGCTAGTGATACGGTTCGCGGTGCCGCCATCAGCGTACTAAGTGCATTTGAAGAGCATACCACTTTACCAATCCAGCAAAGTCTACGAGAAATGTCCGCGACTTACATATTAAACAATGAAATCAATTGGATATATCAAGAAGCCCTCTTGTATGCATGTTGTTCCGTGGATGCTGCTTCAGATGACACTTATGATGATTACTTGGACCCCATATACGAGGCTATCAAAGTCCGTATTGATTACTCCGATGCTCcaattttacttctttcTAGGTTTTTCCTCTTTATCGGATATTTCTCTGAAAGCACCGTAGTAGCCTCtcaatttttccaaataataatgaataatttGGTTAATGCTTTACAAGTTGATACTGTACAGTATGCTGCTATGAAAGCTATTGAGCGCTTTTGTTCAGTCGGAAAAGTCAAACCGATACTTTCTTTGCAGCCGATGATTTTGGAAGTTCTTTCTCAGTATGCTTCGAAGTCAAGCGATGAAGCTCTTGTATTACTTGTGGAAGCTATTTCTTCTGCGGTAAAACTTGATTGTGCAAAGGCTGCTGAATTAGGTAATTCTGTTATTCCACTTCTATTTAATTTGGTTGCTACGAACGCTTCTGATCCTTACATCTGTGGAATTATTGAAGACACCTTTGAGGACATTATCCATGCGGCAAATAACTATGAAAGTATGTGTGAAATTACTTTGCCAGAACTATTACAGGTCCTGAATCAAGAAGACCCGATTATGGTTAATATTGGGGCTACCTTGCTTTCTTGTTTGATTCGTGCAGGTCCTTCACCACTTCCTAATGGATTTGTTGGATATGTCTTGCCCCCTGTTTATAAGATTACTCAAATTCATTCTGGAGACACAGAACTGCTTCAGTTATCTCAGGAAATTCTTAAGGGGCTTTTGGAAAAGGACACACCACAATTATTGGAAACGGAGATTTCAGGTAGTAGTGGCTTTCAatacattctttttattttgcatCAGTTACTTGACAAAGAGAGTGATGATTCCGCCTGCTTTTTAGTTGGGCCTATCTTACTTGAATTGGCTGATCACGCAAGTCAAATGGTCGATCTTCAGTccattcttctttcttGCATTAAGAGATTGGCAATAGCTGAACAACCACGGTTTATTCAA AGTATAATTTACGTTTTTGCCAAATTAATTGTTAAGGACTCTTTGGGAATGATGCACTTCTTGACATCgtctttattaaatgaacAAGGGCTAACGGCTTTTGAAGTACTTATGACCGTTTGGTGTGACaactttgtttattttagcaacttcaaaaacattTCTATAAT TTGTATTGCTATGactaaaatttattcttttgaCAGTCCTCTACTTGATTCAGTTCAAGTTAAAGGTGAACTTATCTCTCATTCTAATCGCATTATAACCCGGTCGCAGTCTAAACTTC ATCCCGAGGAATATTCATATGTAAGCGTtggagaaaaaatattgcgACTACTTTCAGAGGAATTTGTTTCGTTGTCTAAAGATGCAATTGTTGAAGAAGTTTCCGATGATGGAGCGGATGATTGGGATGACGGTCCTATCAGTGCAGAGACGTTTGGGCTATCAGCTAATG ATGTTAACGAATTGTCCAAAGATGAATTTTCTGGCGTAGACAATTCAGAAGATGAGGATAATACTGATTTGCAG ttttatcTTCTAGAGTTTTTTAAGGAAGCTATGAAAAGCAATCTGCACAATATCAACGAGGTTGTTTTTAGACTACCTCAGGAAGAACAGGATGCGCTCGttcaaattaaagaaaaataa
- the ppa3 gene encoding protein phosphatase type 2A codes for MIDLDNIIERLYEKQLIAESVIAYLCSLAKEVLMQESNVVRLSTPITVVGDIHGQFDDLLEIFRIGGPCPYTNYLFLGDYVDRGYYSIETITLLICLKLRYPKRITLLRGNHESRGITQTYGFYSECLRKYGNANVWKYFTDIFDFLTLSATIDDTIFCVHGGLSPSIQHIDQILVLDRFREFPHEGPMADLVWSDPDPSVQEFSLSPRGAGFSFGEVIVTKFLEYNNMKHILRAHQLCSEGYQILFEKKLSTVWSAPNYCYRCANLASILQIDTDQSRFFNVFDAAPNQETPFVEPAAKVTAEYFL; via the exons ATGATTGACCTCGATAACATAATAGAGAGATTATatgaaaaacaattgattgCTGAGTCCGTTATTGCTTATCTTTGTTCTCTCGCAAAGGAAGTTTTAATGCAAGAAAGCAATGTTGTCAGGTTGTCTACTCCCATTACCGTGGTTGGTGATATTCATGG CCAATTTGATGATCTACTTGAAATCTTTCGTATAGGAGGCCCATGCCCATACACAAACTATCTTTTTCTCG GTGATTATGTTGATCGGGGCTATTATAGTATAGAAACTATAACCCTTTTGATATGTCTCAAGTTACGGTATCCAAAGAGGATTACTCTTTTGCGCGGAAACCATGAGTCCAGAGGAATAACCCAAACCTATGGATTTTATTCAGAATGCTTAAGAAAATACGGTAATGCTAATGTTTGGAAATATTTTACCGATATCTTTGATTTCCTAACACTTTCTGCAACAATTGATGACACTATTTTTTGTGTTCATGGTGGACTTTCTCCTAGTATTCAGCACATAGATCAAATCCTTGTCTTAGACAGGTTTAGAGAATTCCCACACGAGGGACCTATGGCCGATCTCGTGTGGTCGGATCCGGATCCTAGCGTGCAAGAATTTTCACTTTCGCCCCGTGGTGCAGGTTTTTCTTTCGGTGAAGTTATTGTAACAAAATTTCTAGAATACAACAATATGAAGCACATCTTACGAGCTCATCAACTATGCAGCGAAGGTTATCAAAtattgtttgaaaaaaaattatcgaCAGTGTGGTCTGCCCCAAATTACTGTTACAGATGTGCCAACTTGGCTAGCATCCTTCAGATCGACACAGATCAATcaagattttttaatgtttttgatGCAGCTCCTAATCAAGAAACGCCTTTTGTGGAGCCAGCTGCAAAAGTGACAGCGGAATATTTCCTTTAG
- a CDS encoding cleavage and polyadenylation specificity factor complex subunit — protein sequence MKEIFIPKECEWRFEVDEPAIQIRLVSGNAEYFGTELALGPPYHFTRVKGAIYTWQGCTLEVEGEPSVEYVAEETPMSTYLNLHFALEGLRLQAENAAANDESSYGPCVCLIGPRSCGKTSVLKILESYALKQSRHPICVNLDPTQPMLALPGSISAFHNATILDIQDADGFGASTSTGPTHVLAKVPLVYNFGLDSPLDNPKLYKLSLSRLALAVHSRMSQSKDARVSGCLVDTSSIQENAEKYQDILHSIITDFRINIIIVLGSERLYSSMKRKYADATWLSVVKVSSSGGCIDREEEWIQQFQARCIKQYFYGDDRMPLSPLSMIVDSTQLVVYRVLEASESGPKSSVLPLGFEEENTQSEKQDGNTSLRLHGKGEFLERISTEAMTILQNSILAVSSVGEDEDEATVVDSCIIGYVFVSDVDDVKNRMTLLSPVPEQLPSNALIMGTCKWQE from the exons atgaaagaaattttcattCCGAAAGAGTGTGAATGGAGATTTGAGGTCGACGAACCGGCAATTCAAATTCGA CTCGTGTCTGGAAATGCAGAATATTTTGGCACTGAATTGGCTTTAGGTCCACCATATCATTTTACTCGTGTTAAAGGAGCGATATATACATGGCAGGGATGTACTTTAGAAGTTGAAGGTGAACCGTCCGTTGAGTATGTTGCTGAAGAAACTCCTATGAGTACATATCtaaatttgcattttgCTTTGGAAGGCCTTAGATTACAAGCCGAAAATGCCGCTGCAAATGATGAGTCTTCATATGGACCGTGTGTTTGCCTCATTGGCCCAAGAAGTTGTGGTAAAACAAGTGTCTTGAAGATTTTAGAATCATACGCTTTGAAACAATCTCGACATCCAATTTGTGTTAACCTTGATCCTACTCAACCAATGTTGGCTCTCCCTGGGTCTATTTCTGCATTTCACAATGCCACTATTCTTGACATTCAGGATGCTGATGGCTTTGGTGCAAGCACATCTACTGGTCCTACTCACGTTCTTGCCAAAGTACCACTGGTATATAACTTTGGTTTGGATTCACCACTTGATAATCCTAAGCTTTATAAGCTTTCATTATCTAGGCTAGCTTTGGCGGTGCATTCTAGAATGTCCCAAAGTAAAGATGCCCGAGTGTCTGGTTGTTTGGTAGATACTTCATCCATTCAAGAAAATGCTGAGAAGTATCAGGATATCCTTCATTCTATAATTACAGACTTCCGCATTAACATTATTATTGTACTTGGTTCAGAGAGATTGTACAGCAGTATGAAACGTAAGTATGCTGATGCGACCTGGTTGTCTGTGGTGAAAGTTTCATCAAGTGGTGGTTGTATTGATCGCGAAGAAGAATGGATTCAACAATTTCAGGCTCGTTGCATTAAGCAATACTTTTATGGTGATGATCGGATGCCTCTTTCTCCTTTGTCTATGATAGTTGATTCCACCCAACTGGTAGTGTATCGTGTTTTGGAGGCGTCTGAAAGCGGACCTAAGTCTTCTGTCCTTCCTTTAGggtttgaagaagaaaatactCAATCTGAAAAGCAAGATGGAAATACATCTTTAAGATTACATGGCAAGGGCGAATTTTTGGAGCGAATTAGTACTGAAGCAATGACCATTTTACAAAACTCCATTTTAGCAGTTTCAAGTGTCGGcgaagatgaagatgaagcaACAGTTGTTGACTCATGTATCATAGGATATGTGTTTGTTTCGGACGTTGATGATGTTAAAAACAGAATGACTCTTTTGTCTCCAGTTCCTGAACAACTTCCCAGCAATGCTTTAATAATGGGAACTTGCAAATGGCAGGAGTAA
- the zym1 gene encoding metallothionein Zym1, whose product MEHTTQCKSKQGKPCDCQSKCGCQDCKESCGCKSSAVDNCKCSSCKCASK is encoded by the coding sequence ATGGAACACACTACCCAATGTAAGAGCAAACAAGGCAAGCCTTGCGACTGCCAATCCAAGTGCGGTTGCCAAGATTGCAAAGAGTCTTGTGGTTGCAAGAGCAGCGCTGTTGATAACTGCAAGTGCTCTTCTTGCAAATGTGCTTCGAAGTAA
- the scd2 gene encoding Cdc42 GTPase complex scaffold subunit Scd2, which produces MLKIKRTWKTHSRILDKDPFSIEPPRKVIRALYDYTARKATEVSFAKGDFFHVIGRENDKAWYEVCNPAAGTRGFVPVSHFEEIGKTVKSERDSDGSGQISFTDLTTNSSTTRSSISELHSGSQPLFGIVQFDFAAERPDELEAKAGEAIIIIARSNHEWLVAKPIGRLGGPGLIPLSFIQLRDLKTGAVIKDVSEAVLRISCIPRVEDWKRAAADYKKSSIPLGKFSDGETQTMPSLSPSTENLQINNDVTYQAATDNSSTFPGSVANELTPLQTLESRTASIASKNKKDMSSEPTVVAAMVENYMIRDDQYWYLVRAVMSDGKHRNLCRYYEDFFNFQTKFLELFPNEAGRGDERRVIPYMPGPVDDVNELISSQRAMDLDVYLKEMCRLPARLLENELVKLFFLPLDGDVESPHPTSTMPEALPREPLSFSLPEKAPEKATNISIPESAPTTAGSTCKVKVRLGDETFALRVPSDISFEDFCERLTNKLGECEHLSYRDTNANKVLPLNNVDDLRKACSQESGVLLFAERRRF; this is translated from the exons ATGTTAAAG ATTAAAAGGACTTGGAAAACTCATAGTCGAATTCTTGATAAAgatcctttttcaattgaacCCCCGAGAAAAGTTATTAGGGCCCTTTATGATTACACAGCTCGTAAAGCAACTGAAGTTTCATTTGCCAAGGGTGACTTTTTTCATGTTATAGGTCGTGAAAATGACAAGGCTTGGTACGAAGTTTGTAATCCCGCTGCAGGTACTCGTGGCTTTGTTCCAGTATCTCATTTTGAAGAGATAGGAAAAACGGTCAAATCGGAACGAGACAGTGATGGCAGCGGGCAAATATCATTTACAGACTTAACCACCAATTCTAGTACCACTAGGAGCTCAATCAGTGAACTCCATTCTGGTTCACAGCCGCTATTTGGAATTGTGCAATTCGATTTTGCTGCTGAACGACCAGATGAACTTGAAGCCAAGGCGGGTGAGGCTATTATAATTATTGCTCGGTCAAATCATGAGTGGTTAGTAGCCAAACCTATAGGACGATTAGGGGGTCCAGGTCTCATTCCTCTTTCATTTATACAACTTCGAGATTTAAAAACCGGAGCTGTGATAAAAGACGTTAGTGAGGCTGTTTTACGTATTTCTTGCATACCTCGTGTAGAGGATTGGAAACGTGCGGCTGCTGATTATAAAAAGAGTAGTATTCCTTTAGGGAAATTCAGTGATGGTGAAACTCAAACTATGCCTAGCTTAAGTCCAAGCActgaaaatttacaaattaatAACGATGTTACATATCAAGCTGCTACTGACAATTCAAGCACTTTTCCTGGTTCCGTCGCTAACGAATTAACACCTCTGCAAACATTGGAGTCGCGTACGGCTAGCATCGCTTCTAAGAACAAGAAAGACATGTCTTCTGAACCTACCGTTGTTGCTGCAATGGTGGAAAACTACATGATTCGCGATGACCAATATTGGTATTTGGTCCGTGCCGTTATGAGTGATGGAAAACATCGAAACCTTTGTAGATATTACGaagacttttttaatttccaGACGAAGTTTTTAGAGTTATTTCCTAATGAAGCTGGTCGTGGGGACGAAAGACGAGTTATTCCTTACATGCCCGGTCCAGTTGATGACgttaatgaattaatatCTTCACAAAGGGCAATGGATTTAGATGTATATCTGAAGGAAATGTGCAGGCTTCCAGCTCGTTTACTCGAAAATGAACTCGTCAAACTTTTCTTCTTACCGCTTGACGGAGACGTTGAGTCCCCTCATCCAACTAGTACGATGCCTGAAGCCTTACCCAGAGAACCGTTAAGTTTCTCTTTGCCAGAGAAAGCTCCTGAAAAAGCTACTAATATCTCTATTCCCGAATCAGCTCCGACTACTGCAGGTTCGACATGCAAAGTTAAAGTCAGATTAGGAGATGAAACCTTTGCTTTGCGCGTTCCCTCTGATATCTCATTTGAAGATTTTTGTGAACGATTGACTAATAAACTCGGAGAATGTGAACATTTGTCATACAGAGATACGAACGCGAATAAAGTATTACCTCTTAATAATGTTGACGATTTACGGAAGGCATGTTCTCAAGAATCAGGagttttactttttgcAGAAAGACGGAGGTTTTGA